A region of the Kwoniella shandongensis chromosome 11, complete sequence genome:
CCGTTAGCTTCATGTAGGATCAATGCTAATTCCAATCGTGTTTGCGTGGACTATAGACATCGAGCCCAAACATCCCATTCATGTTCCGCTCCATTAATCCACGAAAAGCGATACGACGCTTTCCTCTCACGTCGGACTCAAGCGCAAGAGATACTAGCCCAACATTTCCCAGAACAAGTGGGGAGGGTGATACCCAAACCTCCTCCagggagagaggtgattAAGAAACGACCGAAGAGTCCGGAACGATCACCGCCATCGGTTCAGGCGACTTTGTCTAGTTCAAGCACGAGTGGTCTTTCGACCTCAAACGAGAATGCTACAGCTCAAACTTCGAGCGCGAGTAAAAAACCTAAGACCAAAGCTGAGAAACTGTGGGAAATCCAAATTCGGAAGATTAAAATGGGTGCTAAGCCGTTATCACCCACTGGGAGTGGAAGCGTTGcagacgacgagaagaggttTTTCGAATGGGGTGTGGATCTGGAACGGAAAGGCGTGAAAGGGTGGAAGGATGGTGGGAAGTGGACTGGTAAGGTGGAAAGGGTCTGGATAggagtggtgagtgcgagcgagTGATATCGCTTTGAGATATGTGGACGGCCCGAGCAGCTCGGTTGCCTCGTTCAGATCACTGCCTTGTACCTTGATGCTGATGTAATCTCTCACACGGACAGAACACGCCAGTTGGTAAAGTCATGGACCTAATTATTGCTCAAGCCAAAGTACCCAGACCGAAATCTGATGATCCGGCTCAGGTGGGTTCCTCGAACTATCAATTGCTCCAGCTGAGCTAACCATTCTAACTCAGGCGCTTGGACTACTATCCCTCTATCCACCACCCGATGGCGAAAGAACAGTGACCCCCCTCGAGCTGTCCAAATCTGTAGGACAAGCGATACAGGAAGGAAGTATGATCGTCCTTATTCGAGGAGAGGTGTGAGAAGGAGTCGGGTATGTGATGCATGGTATATCCTCTGGTTGCGTTGTACTTCTTCCATCTGTGCGCGTGTCCTATCCCCTTTGTCCTTATCGTTCACTCAAACCAATCAATCTTCTTGCAGTAGAGCGGAAATGATAGATTGATACCTGAATTGACGGGTGGTTGATTGACTTGACAAGACGGACTATTTGATTTTCGCCTCGGTGAACAAAACGTGCTTTTTCACTACGGCCCGTAAACACCATGGATCAGCTCAACTCAGCTTTACAACGCCAATGATTGGGTGTGTGACAGCTTTACggtgaagacgaagacgacacgacactcaccaactGGATCATACTTGATTTTGGCCAACTTCTCGCTCACTCTGATTCGTGAGGTGGTGTAGAAAAAGCCCGTAAGCGCTGTCGAGACGAGTTTGACGAGGATTCGTCTGTGCGAAAGGTCAGGACATATCAGCGTAACATCCTATTGGGGAAGGTTCCTTCGAATGCAATGTCTTGCAGATGAGATATGGTGAATcacgacgaagtggatgagaaggcGGACAGATCGATAGGCGAGATACTGCAGTGGGGAGTGCAATGCTGAGACAGGCGGCGACggaaactcaccttgtcttGGCTTTTGGTGCCATGGTGATGTGCTCTGTCCAGTCGACTGGTCTGGTATGGATGTCATAAGTTGTAGCGATCAATAACACCAACAGCAACGACGGTAGCGAGTATACACCGAATCCACCGCTCGCTCGACTTTTGAATTTCCCCTTGTTGCGATTTATCACATTTTATCCCAAACAGCGTAATGTGCCCCGCATTCAcatctcacctccttcgctATTATTGCCACCATACACAAAGACACAAGTTATACTTGTAATCTATCCCACATAAGTTACGCTCGACCTCAACTTCGGTTCTACTCTACACACTCAGACTTATCATGGCATCATCACTGGACCCTCCTGCTGGCGTGATACGCCCTATTGTGTTTTTCGACATATCAATAGGTGATACGCCAGCTGGTCGAATCAAGATGGGTAAGTGGTTTCCTCCATGTCGGCCATCCCATGTTATCCTGTAGACTGCATTTGACTGATTTTTCTTGGTGCTTCACAGAACTGTTCAGCGATATCACACCAAAGTGAGCTACTCCCCACACTAGGGAGATATCGAGGGCACGAGCTCATACCGTTGTATCAGGACAGCAGAGAATTTCAGACAACTGTGTACAGGTGAACATAGGTACGTGCGTCCTCGTCCATGATGCGAGAGGGGTTTCACTTGTCATAGTCCAGGTCGGAAGTAATTGATAGCTGATATTCCTGATTATAGAGTAAACTCCGTTCCGCAAGGATACAAAAAGGCAACTTTCCACCGGTCAGTTAGGGCTCGCTGCGAAGTGTGATTGATAGTGTAATGTAAAGCATCAACTGACAAGTCTACTGAAACACCATCTCATCATACTCACATCGAATGCCTTTTGACGATACTCAAACAGAGTGTGAGCTACCTCATTCGGTACCATGAGCTTGGTCAAGTACGCTGTTAGCTGATCTTGAATCATGACCGCCTCGCAGGATCCCCCAATTCATGATTCAAGGTGGTGATTTCCTCAGAAACGACGGTACTGGTTCGTTCTCAATCTATGGCGCACAATTCGAAGATGAGAACTTCAAGGTCAAACATACCGGACCAGGTTTATTGAGTATGGCCAATTCAGGTCCTGGAACCAATGGATGTCAAGTATGTCGCGCAGCATAATATCTCCTCCGCACCCGAATACGAGTCAATGCTGATATTCTTGTGAGGACAGTTCTTCATCACTTGCGCACCCGCCGAATTCCTCGATGGCAAACATTGTGTATTCGGTAGAGTCATCGACGGTTTGTTGACCGTCAGAAAGATAGAAAATGTTCCTACAGGAGCCAACAATAGGTCAGTTGCTGCGTTCGGTTCTTGTCATGTAAGCTATCAACTGACGATTTCTGCTTCGCGTACAGACCAAAGTTGGTGGTTAGAATAGCAGAGTGTGGGGAGATGTAAGCAAGTCGGTGGATGAAGGGCAGTTGTTATCATTATGCATTTTCGTCACGACGCATTATACCCGTTAAAGCGGAAATCGAATCCTACTCGATGGCTCTATCACATCATATCACTAACAACGGACCTCGTCCCACATGTGCTCAATCCCTGCTCTGATTGATCGTCGTGCATTCCCGTCAATCCATACCACCTAATCCAACCCAACGTATCCAGCTGCTCTCCCGATCTGTTTGCAAAAAGTTAGCTATGCAACGTGATACAAACAAAACAAACTGAGACCCACCGTTGTCTTCTCAAACATCTCCGTGGTGACCTGTGCCAAGAACCCAGGCACACTCTGTCTCTCGACTATCCAGAAATGTCTACTTTCCTCCAGACCCCTCGCCATCATCCCGCTCATTTGCATCGTACCAAAATGACCTTCCTGACTTGCGAATTTGAGAGTTAGACCACTCTTGCCCTTGGGGGCGTACATTGATGTAAGTCGGATATCAGAGCCTGATTCGTCGAATTTGATCCGCCAGCCGAGGAGGGAGTAGACCGCCTCCAGGAATTCTTTCGATTTGTTTCCGAAGATCTGAAACGGTTCAACAGTAAGCAAGTGCACACAACGAAAAGATAAAGCAGTATGCTGATGAATACGTGATGTACCAcgccgaactcacctccttcaatCGTAACAGTCGCTTCGCATGtgccttctccatctcctccttctcccttcgcAAGCGATCAAAGCTGATCCTGGGTACCAATCCGTTtctaccctcttcctcaccttgaccatgcTCTGCATCGAGAGGGGCGGCACCACCCGCCGTGACTAGCTCATCCaactccctcatcctctccaacaGTTCATCGTTTTCAGCTTTGAGATCGTCCAACTCTTGCTTTCTAATAGCCATAATCTTGGCACTGGGGTTCGCTCTCAGCTCCAAACATCTTTCGGTGGCAGGGTTGTATTCTCCCGAAGCGACTCGCCGCATGAGATCGTTGACTTCGGCATCAAGGCGGGTGTTGGCCGAGGTGAGCTCGGAGATGGTTGACTCAAGGGAGGAGATGTCTGAAAATAAATCATAAGTGAGCTTGGCAAGTCTCCTTGGCGATGAGCATGCCCATTGTTTGACTTACCGTGTTCAAGTTGCGAGATCCGTCCCTGAGCGGTCTCCAGATCCACAGACTTGACCAATCCCATCCCCTTCGCGATTTTCTCTTCAACCTCCCTGGAGTCTCTCGCAATCTTGTCCAATTCTCCTTTATACAACTCCACAAGCGATTCAAGCTCTCGGACTTTGGCACTTTGGTCACCGAGTCCAACACCACCGGGCATGCTCGGGCCGTCCTGCAGAAATGTCACATCAGACTTTGCCTGTCCTTGAAATCGGAATGGATCTACTCACCACCGATCTGACCCTTTCCGCCTCGGCTCTagcaatctcctccctccgTTCCGCGCTAGCTCTCCCCTCCTTGGCCCATCTTAATTCCCTCTCTGCCTCCTCCGCTCGCCTTGTCAACTCGCCAATACTAGCTCTGGAACTTTCGGCTAACGTTGAAAGTCTCGCTTGAAGATCACGGATCGATGCTTCTCGGGTCGCGAGCTCTTGAGCTGTCTCATTGTGAAGGGTAGAAAGGGTCGCAAGTCTAGCCCGGAGTGTTTCGTCggatgtggtggaaggtgaagaagtggaggggaaggtcTGTGTGAGAGAGCTGTGGGCATGTCAGCTTCGCTGTAAAGGAATGAAGTAGTCGTGACATGGCAATAGCCAGGAACGAAGACCGCGTAGTTTTTGCGGCGCCATGTCTAGTGAGAAGTGGGATGACAAGGCAGCGATACTCACTCCAtgtctcgtctcgctcgctcgagCTGATCCTGCAATATcctgatctcatccttcaaGGACCTCTCCACTTCTTTTGCGGCTCTCTCCaccgcttccacttccttcttcttctgtctcaGCTCGTTCACTTCCGTCTTGAGATTCTCATTCTCCCTCCAGAAAGTCGCAAGACTAGTCGATTGACCTGCATCGAACGGATGTGTCAACTCGGACCTTTCATATGCTTTGAGTGATGGCAACTCACGTTTCATCTCCTTTTGCAGCGTTTCATCTACTCGTTTATCTTCCTGGGCTGCCTCATTTTTCTCCCTTTTCTCGatcgccctcctcctctcttcttcgagctcgataCTTAGAccccttgctcttctttcccaGTTCCGCAGctcgtctctctccttctgcaatTCGTTGATTCGGGAAGTGAGGAGGGAGATTTCGTTGTTAGTATTTTGCGTCAAGGTGGAATGTCGTCCAGAGAGGATATTATGTTCTGTCTTGAGACGTTCGAGCGAGTCTGACAGTGTGGAATTGCGTTGTCGCAAAGAAGAGATCTCTTCTGACATTTGACTCTACGAAACAGATCGATGAGTACGAGCTTAtacgagcgagagagggaaagtgaATTagggtgactcaccctctcatCATAGAaatccttctctcgctcttctccaatctccctctcttgcATCTCACCCTCATGCAAAACCCTCCTTTCCGCTTTCAGtctctcaatctcgatcCTTTGCTCTTCGACACGGGAATTGAGCTCGCTCTCCCGTACTTGTAGAGTATGGTTATGTCGTTCCAGGGTCGTCATGCGAGATCGCAACGTCGACAATTCCTTACGTGCGGCCATCGGGTCTGCAACACCGACAGAAACGAGCGTTGTCAGAATATAGCATGTCGGTGGAGAGACAAGTCTACTCACCATCTAAACCTGCATCCATCGCGCCTCTCTTTCCCaaagtcgttgttgtcgtcgaagCTCTCAAAGGTGCTCTtaatcgagaagaggaagactcTCCACCACTAGTAGGTACACCATGACTTGTCGATGATGAAAGTACGTTAGGACGAGgtatggaagatgaagagggtcgaGGTATCATTCTGATTTATTGAATAGGGTTATCGAAGTGTGGGAAAAGTGTAGTAACAGATACTACCTGCACTGAAATCAGATAGGGGCACACTGTGTATTGACGCGATTGCAACGAAGCAGTCAAATAATTACGTAACTCGTTGGGGAACATCTATTGTTGTGGTGGTCAAGAGCAAGATATTTTTTGGATATCTACCGTCCAACCTCTTGCTCTCATCGCTATTGTCAATTAGCGCACTTGTCAAAAACATACACACAATGTCAGCACAGCCagccgcctccacctcgacagcGCACGAGAGCGTGCTTATGCCCTCAGAGGCGTTACCCGACGACGCGGTGCATATCAAAGGACCAGATCTCAGTAAACCCATTGACCTTCAAGATCTCTTGAAGAGTTACGAGACGATCGGATTCCAAGCGACCGGTCTCGCCAAAGCTATACATGTTGTAGAGGAGATGGTATGTATCACTCTCCAGTCATCTGTTACCTTTTTGACAGACAAAGGCTGActatctcttctcgcttTTAGAGGAAACGCCGTTCAGATCCAGATCAACCTTTAACACTCTTCCTTGGCTACACATCGAACTTGATCTCTTCCGGTCTCAGAGAGATATTACGATTCCTCGCACAATACAAATTGATAGATTGTCTGGTCACGACTGCCGGTGGTATTGAGGAGGATTTCATAAAGTGTCTAGGATCGACCGTGCTGGGTGAATTTCATCTCGATGGTGCCgagttgagaaagaaggggtAAGTGCCCGTTTTACTCAGTTCCCACCCTAGGTGTGACTTGACTATCGAGTGGGATGGTGTCCAGGTAGGAATCAGACTGACCAGTGATTTGTATCACACAGCCTGAATAGGATCGGTAATCTCCTCGTGCCCAATTCGAACTATTGCGCATTCGAAGATTGGGTCGTACCTATTCTAGATGTCATGGTGAAggagcaagaagaggatggagtGAAATGGGCGCCTAGTTCTGTGATCAGGAGACTTGGAAAAGAGATCAACAACGAGGAAAGCGTGTATTACTGGTGCTACAAGGTGTGTTACAAGTACTAACTGAGGCTTCTCCAATGGTCCGATCTAccaacttcccttctcctgATTGTGCTGTTTTTGCCTTGCCCTGTCATGTACCGTCTATCTGTATGATCGGAGTTGACTTTACCCACTCGCAGAATGACATCCCTGTGTTCTGTCCCGCCTTGACAGACGGGTCCCTTGGCGACATGATCTACTTCCACACCTACAAGTCTTCCTCACAACTCAGTATCGACATCGTGGCCGACATTCGAAGATTGAACGATATGAGCGTCAAATCGAAACAGGCCGGTATGATTGTTcttggtggaggtgtgtgTAAACACCAGATTGCGAATGCGATGTTATTTGTGAGTCTGCTCCCAACATTGACGTTAATGTCGGAGATCAAATGGCTGACGTCGGTTTGGATGAACAGAGAAATGGAGCGGACTTTGCCGTTTATATCAACACGGGACAGGAGGTGAGCACTATCCACGTTTCGGACAACCTTGATccgatgttgatgatcatTGCAGTACGACGGGTCAGACTCTGGTGCTCGACCTGACGAGGCCGTCTCGTGGGGCAAGATCCGAGCAGGAGCGGAAAGTGTCAAAGTGAGTTTGCCCGCTGTCCATATAACATATCGTTTGTGCTGACGACGTGTCGCGCTCTACAGGTGTATGCCGACGCGACGCTCGTGTTCCCTATGGTGGTTGCAGCCACTTTCGGTAAAGCCCATTGGGAACAGAACGcacaggagaaggagaccTCGGCGTAGAACACACGTAGAAAGTAGACTGTACATAATACGtctcatcacatcaactCACATCTCATAGCATCTACATAATTGTATACACAGCATCGAAGAGCACACGCATCGCATCCCGACTCATCTTTGCATGCATGAATTACGAATATCAGCATAAATGGAACGCTGTGTGATAGCGATGAGTCATAGTGTGCCACTACTACTGTTTTCCACTCGTCAACATTATATTATTGCTTGTCGCGTCGTCGCCCAGCTAGCTACCTGTATTcacatctccacctccatctcctcctttaTTCATACCTCATCCACcgtctctctttcccttcccctcttccattcgtcttctctccctcgcctTTCGCTTACGCCCTTCTTGTCGTGTATTTTTGTATCCTTGGAATACTCCTCGCAAATAGCGCTTCTTTCGACGACGTTGATTCCCAAAATGGCAGGACCATCTACCAAATCCGCTGCTGTTCAAATTGTTCGTCCTCCTTCCGGTCCTGGTCCAACTAGTACCACCACGAGCACTTCGACGGGGAAGACTTTTGACCAAGCCAAAGCTGGAGGCGGGACGAAGGACGCAACTGCGCCggggagtgagaagaagagaggttggtCGGGATTGCTTGTTCAGTCAGCTGTCGTGAGCGACAGATGCAAGCAGGTCAATTGTGCTAATTGTGCAACGATGCGTATCACAGAAACACCTCAGAGAATATGTAGGAATGTAATGATATATGGGTATGTCCTCGCGTCTCTACACCCCCTCTCTGGGTTGACCTTCGACAACCTATGACACTACCCCCAcggttgtcgtcgtcgttacATCTGCGGACTGGCTGACCTTCTTTGCGTCACTGTAGGTTCTGTAAATTCCAAGATGCTGGTGTAcgtctcctctccctctagCTGTTTAAGTCTAGTAGCTGACAAGTAACAATCGCTACAGTGCGTGTACTATCACCCTCCTGTACGTTCGCGACTGGACTTTCGGCCGACCACATCTCACATTATTGAGGCATAGCTGAACTGACTCATGACGGTCTTGTAGCCTGGAACAGATCCGAATAGTATCGCTACGCCCAAGTCTGGCAGGTCAGTGATCTCCAGTCATCCCATGACATGCAGGGGGATTGCTGACGATATATTTATTCCCTATTCCTACCATCCCGATATTCACCCACCCATCGTCCACCGCACTCATCGACGTATCCTACCATTCACATAGCAGTCCGGCTCTTACGAACGCTATTCCCCTCTCGAAGGAGTCAAAGTCATCCTTCGGTCTTGGAGCTGAACATCTCTCAGCACCTGTATTCGTGCCAAAGACCCCCATCGCCGAGAGCGCTTCGCCTAGGTATGTTGTCATTTTAATATCGCCAACAACAATTTGAAGGCACGACGACGTAAATTGACATCATCCTACTATCGTTCGTGTAGAGCAAGTACGCCCGCTGTGTCTACTGGTGCTCAAACACCCAATTGGCCACCATTGAACAATGCAGGTGGTATCCTGCCTCGACAGGACGTCTCCGTGAGTTGGCGGAGTGTGGCTTGCATATATCGTCTCGACTTACCGGCTGACATGTTTCACagatcaactttgacgaaTCGATGTTATCGCTTGACCCAACCCAGTCTagtgggatggatgggagcATGTACATGTCAGGGCAACCTCTTCGTCAGCCTGTGAGTGCAATCTCTCACCGTTCATTCACGAACGgcagacttcttctcttgcaaGTGACTGAAGAAGCGATCCTCGCAGCTTGACCACCATCTGTACACATCGCCTCTACCGCACGTATCAAATGCAACCCACCACCCTCTGAattccttcttcatcccgGACGATCTACGTCGTATCATACAATCTCGCCAAGAGGCGGTATATACCGGAACTCAATCTGGTTCGGCCGCTGGCTTGCCCACAGAACTAGGAGTATATCACTCCCTTATCCCCATCGGTCCAGCACAAGGTACAACCCCGAGTAAAGTGTATGGTCACCCTGCACCGGTCTACAAGGCCGTCAGCTCGGTCGACGGGAACGTCTACTGTTTGAGGCGGatagaaggtgagtgactcgTCCGCCTGTCATAACGACCGCGATTGGAAACCAGCTAATGATATTTGGTATCGGTAGGTTTCAAGTTGGTCAATGAAGCTGCTTTTGGATCGATCGACACTTGGAGGAGAATCAAGCATCCCAATATTGTCACACTGAGGGAGGCTTTCACTACCAAAGCCTTCAACGATAACTGTGAGTGTTGGTATTGTGACAAGGCACGGACAGAATTGTTGACTTCACGGTAGCTCTGATACTGGTGTACGACTACCATCCCTTGTCCTCCACTGTGTGGGAAGAACACCTTTCGCCAGCTCCTGATCAGAATGGTCCCAACACCCTGGCCTCGGTGGCTGCTGCAAAACGACGATCTGGCATGCCGATCCCCGAACGTGTGGTATGGAGTTACATCACCCAGATCGCCAATGCGCTCAAGGCCATACACAGTTCGAATCTAGCGGCGAGGAATCTGGATCCGAGCAAGGTGTTGATCACAGGGAAGAATCGGATAAGGTTGAATGGATGTGGTGTTTTGGATGTACTGGCCTTTGATGCTCAGAACGTCGTTATACATCAGGTGAGTATTCTGTCCATCTGTTCATCTCCCATGACCCTCGTTGTCGGACCAGAAAGCTGTTTGGCTAACATGCCCAAATGCAAATATAGCAAGAAGATCTTGTATCCCTAGGTaaactcatcatcactctaTGCTACGAATTCTTCCAGCCAGGCCAACATCCCGCCATACCTCTCGATCATATCGGCCGACACTATTCACCGGATCTGAAACAGCTTGTGATCTACCTGATAACACAGAGTACCCATCCGAAGAGCGTGGATGATGTGGTCAAGATGATGGGACCTAGGATCTTGAATGAATTGGATGCAATGCAGAAGTGAGTAAACAAAGTGGTGATTtatcgaagctgatgacatgACTTTCTCGCTTGTAGCTACTCAGATGTTTTGGAGAATGAATTGAGtgcggaggtggagaacgGACGAATCGTACGACTCTTGACGAAACTTGGTTTCATCAACGAACgagcagagtgagtggatacCGTCTATCCTGTACGCCGGACGTATCCTCGAATCCTTAGCTAATTGTGATGGTCATCGATACAGATTCGAGCTCGATCCCAGATGGTCAGATACGGGCGATAGGTATATCCTCAAACTGTTTAGAGATTATGTCTTCCACTCGATAGGCGTGGACGGTTCACCTATCCTCGATTTATCACATGTCCTGACATGtctcaacaaggtgagtagggATCAAACCACCGGTCATTCAAGGGCTTCAGGCTGAATTTCCTTTTTGTAGCTCGATGCGGGGTTGGACGAGAGGATTATGCTTGTTTCTCGAGACGATCAAAGTTGTCTCGTCGTATCGTATCGCGAGATCAAACATTGTATCGAGGCGACATTCAAGTGAGTCCCCGTTTCATTCCTCAATCACCTTGCGCCATGTTACCATCTACGAAATATGTTGCTGATATACGTCCATTTGACCCAATAGTGAGCTGAGAAATTCCGGCAATCCCCATCGAGGACATCGGTGAGCGTAGTGGGTACGAGCAAagtgaggaaaaggaaaggatggatggatcgCTT
Encoded here:
- a CDS encoding peptidyl-prolyl cis-trans isomerase H — encoded protein: MASSLDPPAGVIRPIVFFDISIGDTPAGRIKMELFSDITPKTAENFRQLCTGEHRVNSVPQGYKKATFHRIPQFMIQGGDFLRNDGTGSFSIYGAQFEDENFKVKHTGPGLLSMANSGPGTNGCQFFITCAPAEFLDGKHCVFGRVIDGLLTVRKIENVPTGANNRPKLVVRIAECGEM
- a CDS encoding deoxyhypusine synthase yields the protein MSAQPAASTSTAHESVLMPSEALPDDAVHIKGPDLSKPIDLQDLLKSYETIGFQATGLAKAIHVVEEMRKRRSDPDQPLTLFLGYTSNLISSGLREILRFLAQYKLIDCLVTTAGGIEEDFIKCLGSTVLGEFHLDGAELRKKGLNRIGNLLVPNSNYCAFEDWVVPILDVMVKEQEEDGVKWAPSSVIRRLGKEINNEESVYYWCYKNDIPVFCPALTDGSLGDMIYFHTYKSSSQLSIDIVADIRRLNDMSVKSKQAGMIVLGGGVCKHQIANAMLFRNGADFAVYINTGQEYDGSDSGARPDEAVSWGKIRAGAESVKVYADATLVFPMVVAATFGKAHWEQNAQEKETSA